One region of Candidatus Eisenbacteria bacterium genomic DNA includes:
- a CDS encoding HAD-IA family hydrolase: MIRAIVFDLDNTLTDFMKMKADAINAAIDGMIDAGLRLPREAVRTRIDAIYQEQGLEYQRVFDQLLTSELGHIDPKILASGIVAYRRARESALVLYPHVHMTLLELTKRGIRLGVVSDAPQAQVWLRLCSLSLQHVFDAVVTFDDTGERKPSPAPFREVLRRLGAEAHSSLMIGDWAERDVVGAASLGMTTVFARYGDTFGTRESGADFDINDVFELVAIVDRLNATAPTSAGGGAL, translated from the coding sequence GTGATCCGCGCGATCGTCTTCGACCTCGACAACACGCTCACCGACTTCATGAAGATGAAGGCGGACGCGATCAACGCGGCGATCGACGGCATGATCGACGCGGGTTTGCGGCTGCCGCGTGAGGCCGTTCGCACCCGGATCGACGCGATCTATCAGGAGCAGGGGCTCGAGTACCAGCGCGTGTTCGATCAGTTGCTCACGAGTGAGCTGGGCCACATCGATCCCAAAATCCTCGCCTCCGGCATCGTGGCGTACCGGCGCGCGCGCGAATCCGCGCTGGTGCTCTACCCGCACGTGCACATGACGCTGCTCGAACTCACGAAGCGCGGGATCCGCCTGGGCGTGGTGAGTGATGCGCCACAGGCCCAGGTGTGGCTGCGGTTGTGCTCGCTCTCGCTCCAGCACGTGTTCGACGCGGTCGTCACGTTCGACGACACCGGCGAGCGCAAGCCGAGCCCGGCACCGTTTCGCGAGGTGCTGCGACGGCTCGGAGCCGAGGCGCACTCCTCGCTCATGATCGGCGACTGGGCCGAGCGCGACGTGGTCGGTGCCGCGAGCCTCGGCATGACCACGGTATTCGCACGCTATGGCGACACCTTCGGCACCCGCGAATCGGGCGCCGATTTCGACATCAATGACGTCTTCGAGCTGGTCGCGATCGTCGACCGGCTCAACGCCACCGCCCCGACATCCGCGGGCGGCGGCGCGCTCTGA